In Nymphaea colorata isolate Beijing-Zhang1983 chromosome 13, ASM883128v2, whole genome shotgun sequence, one DNA window encodes the following:
- the LOC116267150 gene encoding glycolipid transfer protein 3-like encodes MIKMKSAILGGQLPKFIDPPQMDGDSKAPVIQTALDAVRQMRSGGDGCRFSTLHFLTICNSAVTILDKIGPTMRVLTQDLRQNIERLQTMYKTNPSSFSSLTEIVKEEIEEGSARKPLSCTRAVLWLTRSMDFVMIFLSKFVADADRDLVQIIEESYSATLQPWHGWISSAAYKVALKLIPERKVLMNLIMEEREDHGAIKEEINSLVSSFTPILNEIHAFLVTLRLDRLKSS; translated from the exons atgatcaAGATGAAGAGTGCCATCTTGGGGGGGCAGCTGCCCAAGTTCATCGACCCACCACAGATGGACGGCGACAGCAAGGCCCCTGTCATCCAAACAGCGCTCGATGCCGTCCGCCAGATGCGATCGGGCGGTGACGGCTGCCGCTTCTCCACCTTGCACTTCCTCACCATCTGCAACTCTGCCGTGACCATCTTgg ACAAGATCGGGCCGACCATGAGGGTGTTGACACAAGATCTACGGCAGAACATCGAG agactGCAGACGATGTACAAAACCAACCCTTCATCGTTCTCGAGCTTGACTGAGATCGTGAAGGAGGAGATCGAAGAAGGCAGCGCAAGGAAGCCATTAAGCTGCACCAGGGCCGTTCTTTGGCTCAccag GTCTATGGATTTTGTGATGATTTTCCTGTCCAAATTTGTGGCTGATGCCGACCGCGATCTCGTCCAGATCATCGAGGAGTCTTACAGTGCTACTCTGCAACCTTGGCATGGCTGGATTTCATCCGCTGCCTACAAG GTTGCTCTGAAGCTGATCCCCGAAAGAAAAGTTCTGATGAATCTGATCATGGAGGAAAGAGAAGATCATGGAGcgataaaagaagaaatcaacaGCTTGGTGTCCTCTTTCACTCCGATTCTCAATGAGATCCACGCTTTCTTG GTAACTTTACGCTTAGACAGGCTGAAATCCTCCTAG
- the LOC116267210 gene encoding uncharacterized protein LOC116267210 isoform X2: MASAGAAIPAHAALPALHVRVLLNGRNLLSSRNCRGAISRIPSLSPGALRLGKSPPARRMTVRAARTESGGIALGFRAPEFEVMFLCNHCPFVKHLKKDIVKLANFYMQKNLAIVAISSNSVETHPQDGPKLMAEEAKLFGYPFPYLYDESQDVARAFGAVCTPEFLLFKKDGRRPFELFYHGQFDDSRPGNGIPVTGRDLSLAIDCVLSGQPLSAPQKPSVGCSIKWHPGK, translated from the exons atggcgtCGGCAGGAGCAGCGATCCCCGCCCACGCGGCTCTGCCGGCGCTGCATGTGCGGGTGCTTCTCAATGGCCGGAACCTTTTGTCCTCCCGAAACTGCCGGGGGGCTATCTCTCGAATCCCGTCCTTGTCCCCTGGCGCCCTCCGGCTCGGGAAATCCCCGCCAGCGAGAAGAATGACAGTTCGCGCTGCCCGAACCGAATCGGGCGGAATCGCGCTGGGGTTTCGCGCTCCCGAATTCGAG GTGATGTTTCTCTGCAACCACTGTCCCTTTGTTAAGCACCTGAAAAAAGATATTGTGAAGTTAGCTAATTTCTATATGCAG AAGAACCTTGCAATTGTAGCAATCTCATCAAACTCTGTAGAGACCCATCCACAG GATGGACCAAAGCTCATGGCAGAAGAGGCTAAGTTATTCGGCTACCCCTTCCCTTACCTTTATGATGAG TCACAAGACGTTGCACGGGCTTTTGGAGCTGTTTGCACACCAGaatttttacttttcaaaaag GATGGTCGAAGGCCATTTGAACTTTTCTACCATGGGCAGTTTGATGATTCCCGTCCCGGTAATGGCATACCTGTCACAGGAAG GGACCTGAGTTTGGCAATTGATTGCGTCCTCAGTGGCCAACCACTATCTGCTCCACAAAAGCCCAG TGTTGGTTGCAGTATTAAGTGGCACCCAGGAAAGTAG
- the LOC116267210 gene encoding uncharacterized protein LOC116267210 isoform X1 yields MASAGAAIPAHAALPALHVRVLLNGRNLLSSRNCRGAISRIPSLSPGALRLGKSPPARRMTVRAARTESGGIALGFRAPEFELPEPLTGKLWKLEDFETYPALLVMFLCNHCPFVKHLKKDIVKLANFYMQKNLAIVAISSNSVETHPQDGPKLMAEEAKLFGYPFPYLYDESQDVARAFGAVCTPEFLLFKKDGRRPFELFYHGQFDDSRPGNGIPVTGRDLSLAIDCVLSGQPLSAPQKPSVGCSIKWHPGK; encoded by the exons atggcgtCGGCAGGAGCAGCGATCCCCGCCCACGCGGCTCTGCCGGCGCTGCATGTGCGGGTGCTTCTCAATGGCCGGAACCTTTTGTCCTCCCGAAACTGCCGGGGGGCTATCTCTCGAATCCCGTCCTTGTCCCCTGGCGCCCTCCGGCTCGGGAAATCCCCGCCAGCGAGAAGAATGACAGTTCGCGCTGCCCGAACCGAATCGGGCGGAATCGCGCTGGGGTTTCGCGCTCCCGAATTCGAG CTTCCGGAGCCGCTGACGGGGAAACTTTGGAAATTGGAGGATTTCGAGACTTATCCTGCTTTGCTC GTGATGTTTCTCTGCAACCACTGTCCCTTTGTTAAGCACCTGAAAAAAGATATTGTGAAGTTAGCTAATTTCTATATGCAG AAGAACCTTGCAATTGTAGCAATCTCATCAAACTCTGTAGAGACCCATCCACAG GATGGACCAAAGCTCATGGCAGAAGAGGCTAAGTTATTCGGCTACCCCTTCCCTTACCTTTATGATGAG TCACAAGACGTTGCACGGGCTTTTGGAGCTGTTTGCACACCAGaatttttacttttcaaaaag GATGGTCGAAGGCCATTTGAACTTTTCTACCATGGGCAGTTTGATGATTCCCGTCCCGGTAATGGCATACCTGTCACAGGAAG GGACCTGAGTTTGGCAATTGATTGCGTCCTCAGTGGCCAACCACTATCTGCTCCACAAAAGCCCAG TGTTGGTTGCAGTATTAAGTGGCACCCAGGAAAGTAG